The following are encoded in a window of Hippoglossus stenolepis isolate QCI-W04-F060 chromosome 10, HSTE1.2, whole genome shotgun sequence genomic DNA:
- the LOC124851123 gene encoding gastrula zinc finger protein XlCGF8.2DB-like has product MQTREPQSGLNTKNNKQSLSDMKYKTGKKAFSCSECGKTFSQKGNLTKHMRIHTGEKAFSCSECGKRFSQKSHLTIHMRIHTGDKPFSCSECGKRFSRKCSLTEHMSIHTGEKPFSCSECGKRFSRKCSLTEHMSIHTGEKPFSCSECGKRFRLKCNLTEHMSIHTGDKPFSCSECGKRFSRKCSLTEHMRIHTGEKPFSCSECGKRFCQKGNLTEHMRIHTGEKPFSCSECGKRFRHKGNLTVHMRIHRGKKPLSCS; this is encoded by the coding sequence ATGCAGACCAGGGAACCTCAgtctggtttaaatacaaaaaataacaaacagtcTCTAAgtgatatgaaatataaaactggtAAGAAagcatttagttgctctgagtgtggtaaaacaTTTAGCCAAAAGGGCAATCTAACTAaacatatgaggattcatacaggagagaaagcATTTAGTTGCtccgagtgtggtaaaagatttagccAAAAGAGCCATCTAACTAtacatatgaggattcatacaggagataaaccatttagttgctctgagtgtggtaaaagatttagccGAAAGTGCAGTCTAACTGAACATATGAgtattcatacaggagagaaaccatttagttgctctgagtgtggtaaaagatttagccGAAAGTGCAGTCTAACTGAACATATGAgtattcatacaggagagaaaccatttagttgctctgagtgtggtaaaagatttagacTAAAGTGTAATCTAACTGAACATATGAGTATTCATACAGGAGataaaccatttagttgctctgagtgtggtaaaagatttagccGAAAGTGCAGTCTAACTGaacatatgaggattcatacaggagagaaaccgtttAGTTGCtccgagtgtggtaaaagattttgCCAAAAGGGCAATCTAACTGaacatatgaggattcatacaggagagaaaccatttagttgctctgagtgtggtaaaagatttcgCCACAAGGGCAATCTAACTgtacatatgaggattcatagAGGAAAGAAACCGTTAAGTTGCTCCTAG